A region of Streptomyces sp. WMMC500 DNA encodes the following proteins:
- a CDS encoding DUF397 domain-containing protein has protein sequence MKDRLDWFKSSYSDSEGGACVEVAVAWRKSTHSDNEGGECVEVAPVPGAVHVRDSKDPEGPHLCFTPEAWTTFLTHTPTHP, from the coding sequence ATGAAGGACAGGCTCGACTGGTTCAAGTCCAGCTACAGCGACAGTGAAGGCGGCGCCTGCGTCGAAGTCGCCGTCGCCTGGCGCAAGTCCACCCACAGCGACAACGAAGGCGGCGAGTGCGTCGAGGTAGCCCCCGTCCCCGGCGCCGTCCACGTCCGCGACTCCAAGGACCCCGAGGGCCCCCACCTCTGCTTCACCCCCGAAGCCTGGACCACCTTCCTCACCCACACCCCCACCCACCCCTGA
- a CDS encoding glycosyltransferase family 2 protein has translation MKRLPIVVAIPTKNEAENIATTVRSVIDHFEAVVVVDSDSTDDTRALAADQGAEIVPYEWDGKYPKKKQWCLDHIHPELDWMLFVDGDETPSPELLAELHRIFDPAIDGSLQVAPAAFDIPLGYWFAGKRLRHGYTIVKRALMDRTRVRFPELGDLDAPGMGEQEGHYQPLADGPVVRLKATLEHEDLDPVRTWFERHNRYSDWEAWLELHPEVREEIRQAKTRQGQLFHRAPLKPLVSFAYAYVYKRGFLDGRAGLDYALAMSFYRWQIGLKTREKSV, from the coding sequence TTGAAGAGACTGCCCATCGTCGTCGCGATACCGACCAAGAACGAGGCCGAGAACATCGCGACGACGGTGCGGTCCGTCATCGACCACTTCGAGGCCGTGGTGGTGGTCGACTCGGACAGCACGGACGACACCCGCGCCCTGGCGGCGGACCAGGGCGCCGAGATCGTCCCGTATGAGTGGGACGGCAAGTACCCGAAGAAGAAGCAGTGGTGCCTGGACCACATCCACCCCGAACTGGACTGGATGCTCTTCGTCGACGGCGACGAGACCCCGAGCCCGGAGCTGCTCGCCGAACTGCACCGCATCTTCGACCCGGCGATCGACGGCTCGCTCCAGGTGGCGCCGGCCGCGTTCGACATCCCGCTCGGCTACTGGTTCGCGGGCAAGCGCCTCCGCCACGGCTACACCATCGTCAAGCGCGCCCTGATGGACCGCACCCGCGTCCGCTTCCCGGAGCTGGGAGACCTGGACGCGCCCGGCATGGGCGAACAGGAGGGCCACTACCAGCCGCTCGCGGACGGCCCGGTGGTACGGCTTAAGGCAACGCTGGAGCACGAGGACCTGGACCCGGTGCGCACCTGGTTCGAGCGGCACAACCGCTACTCGGACTGGGAGGCGTGGCTGGAACTCCACCCGGAGGTACGGGAGGAGATCCGCCAGGCGAAAACGCGACAAGGGCAGTTGTTCCACCGGGCGCCGCTGAAGCCGCTGGTGTCGTTCGCGTACGCCTACGTGTACAAGCGCGGCTTCCTCGACGGGCGGGCCGGTCTTGACTACGCGCTGGCGATGAGCTTCTACCGCTGGCAGATCGGCCTGAAGACCCGCGAGAAGAGCGTCTAG
- a CDS encoding MerR family transcriptional regulator produces the protein MRIGELSRRTGVHERLLRYYEEQHLLSPERRPSGYREYREDDVTTVRRIRSLLAAGLSTATIATILPCLREEEERLVPTCANLLADLLSERKRISQAITDLQTSRSALDDVIAAAPTDVAERAAIAATTHATPTTRA, from the coding sequence GTGCGGATCGGTGAGCTGTCCCGCAGGACCGGCGTCCACGAACGGCTGCTGCGCTACTACGAAGAGCAGCACCTGCTCTCCCCCGAGCGACGGCCCAGCGGCTACCGCGAATACCGCGAGGACGACGTCACGACCGTGCGCCGCATCCGCAGCCTCCTCGCCGCCGGCCTCTCCACCGCCACCATCGCGACGATCCTGCCCTGCCTGCGCGAGGAGGAGGAGCGCCTGGTGCCCACCTGCGCCAACCTCCTCGCCGACCTGCTCTCCGAACGCAAACGGATCTCCCAGGCCATCACCGATCTGCAGACCTCCCGTTCCGCGCTCGACGACGTCATCGCCGCTGCACCCACAGACGTCGCCGAACGCGCCGCCATCGCCGCAACGACTCACGCCACACCCACGACGAGGGCGTGA
- a CDS encoding glycosyltransferase yields the protein MRILHVVTLHTPTNDFGGPTRVALNLSKGLRARGVDSRIATLGDGFDGPLPRDIDGVPTWMYQAKHVLPRFEVSGITSPALLARARRLVRSADVVHVHLMRDLITLPFALIAQQAGVPVVLQTHGMIDPTEKPVARAVDVLGLRRALRRADATLYLTEFEHGEIQAVIPDTALTRPRRLVNGVLPQERRPARTEGPPTVVYVARVQERKRPEDFIRAIPVVLAKYPDARFVLAGPDTGALAEPMMRLAADLRVADSVSYVGSLTPDEVLAQHRAADVYVLPSVVEPFPVSVLEAMSVGVPVVITRTCGLGPDVAEAGAGRVLDSRAGADNGPLVGQAVLELLDPAANEEASRAAWRLINDRFAIDGVVDTLLGVYDEVRR from the coding sequence TTGCGAATTCTGCATGTCGTCACGTTGCACACGCCCACGAACGACTTCGGCGGGCCGACGCGGGTCGCGCTCAACCTGTCCAAGGGGCTGCGGGCCCGGGGCGTCGACTCGCGCATCGCCACCCTCGGCGACGGCTTCGACGGCCCGCTGCCCCGCGACATCGACGGCGTGCCCACGTGGATGTACCAGGCCAAGCACGTCCTGCCGCGGTTCGAGGTCAGCGGCATCACCTCGCCGGCGCTGCTGGCCCGCGCCCGCCGCCTGGTCCGCTCCGCGGACGTCGTCCACGTCCACCTCATGCGGGACCTCATCACCCTGCCGTTCGCCCTCATCGCGCAGCAGGCCGGGGTGCCGGTGGTGCTGCAGACGCACGGCATGATCGACCCCACCGAGAAGCCGGTGGCCCGCGCCGTCGACGTGCTCGGGCTGCGCCGCGCGCTGCGCAGGGCGGACGCGACGCTGTATCTGACGGAGTTCGAGCACGGCGAGATCCAGGCCGTCATCCCGGACACGGCCCTCACCCGGCCGCGCCGCCTCGTCAACGGCGTGCTGCCGCAGGAGCGCAGGCCCGCGCGGACCGAGGGGCCGCCCACCGTCGTCTACGTCGCGCGGGTGCAGGAGCGCAAGCGGCCGGAGGACTTCATCCGGGCGATCCCCGTGGTGCTGGCGAAGTACCCGGACGCCCGCTTCGTCCTCGCCGGACCGGACACCGGCGCGCTCGCCGAGCCGATGATGCGGCTCGCCGCCGACCTGCGGGTGGCGGACTCGGTGTCGTACGTCGGCTCCCTCACCCCCGACGAGGTGCTGGCGCAGCACCGTGCCGCCGACGTCTACGTGCTGCCGTCGGTCGTCGAGCCGTTCCCCGTCTCCGTACTGGAGGCCATGTCGGTCGGCGTCCCCGTCGTGATCACCCGCACCTGCGGCCTCGGCCCCGACGTGGCGGAGGCCGGCGCGGGCCGCGTTCTCGACAGCCGCGCCGGCGCGGACAACGGCCCGCTGGTCGGCCAGGCCGTGCTGGAACTGCTGGACCCTGCCGCCAACGAGGAGGCGTCGCGGGCCGCCTGGCGGCTCATCAACGATCGCTTCGCGATCGACGGCGTGGTGGACACCCTGCTGGGCGTCTACGACGAGGTGCGCCGCTGA
- a CDS encoding helix-turn-helix transcriptional regulator, whose translation MTTLENSQPPGQWRYCGNQIKRWRQRAGISREELADEAGYGLDYVKMMEQGRRRPTPRALQVADEMCDAQGLLVAALGYLQPEKFASYSHEYMVYEAEAVALSWYESRYLPGLLQTEEYIRAVLASNLPPLDAETLEERVKARLERQALLEIESRSFSFVIEEAVLRRRFSDEEAYKRQLHRLLEAAERRNVTLQVMPSDRGLHAGLRGSFVLLETPEHEHLAYEESHTSGLLYADPEKVSIVMRRHDMVTREALCPGDSLRFITRLLEER comes from the coding sequence GTGACGACGCTTGAGAACTCCCAGCCGCCGGGGCAGTGGCGGTACTGCGGCAACCAGATCAAGCGGTGGCGGCAGCGGGCGGGGATCAGCCGGGAGGAGTTGGCCGATGAGGCGGGGTACGGCCTCGACTACGTGAAGATGATGGAGCAGGGCCGCCGCCGGCCGACGCCGCGGGCGCTGCAGGTGGCGGATGAGATGTGCGATGCGCAGGGGCTGTTGGTGGCGGCGCTGGGGTACCTGCAGCCGGAGAAGTTCGCGTCGTACTCGCACGAGTACATGGTGTACGAGGCCGAGGCGGTGGCCCTGAGCTGGTACGAGTCGCGGTACCTGCCCGGCCTGTTGCAGACAGAGGAGTACATCCGCGCAGTACTGGCGTCAAACCTGCCGCCACTGGACGCGGAGACGCTCGAAGAACGGGTCAAGGCCCGCCTGGAGCGGCAGGCGTTGCTGGAGATCGAGTCCCGCTCGTTCAGCTTCGTCATCGAGGAGGCAGTGCTGCGCCGCCGCTTCAGCGATGAGGAGGCGTACAAACGGCAGTTGCACCGACTACTGGAAGCCGCGGAGCGACGCAACGTCACCCTGCAAGTGATGCCGTCCGACCGTGGCCTCCACGCCGGCCTCCGTGGCTCGTTCGTACTCCTGGAGACACCAGAGCACGAGCATCTCGCCTACGAGGAAAGCCATACCTCCGGACTGCTCTACGCTGATCCGGAGAAGGTCAGTATCGTGATGCGACGGCACGACATGGTCACCCGCGAGGCTCTGTGCCCGGGGGACTCCCTACGGTTCATCACGCGGCTCCTGGAGGAGCGATGA
- a CDS encoding small ribosomal subunit Rsm22 family protein, with protein MLDGAGARRTAAAVERLVAGYRGGGPAPALRDRDDVAAYAAYRMPATFRAVRAALGALAGAAPGWEPDGHLDVGGGTGAAVWAAAAVWPDRARPTVVLDHAEPALALGRELAAGAAAPAVRGAEWRRHPLGAAPADPGPGRAGLVTVSYVLGELSGDVRRVVVAEAARGAGGGVVVVEPGTPEGYRRVLEARRQLVDAGFTVLAPCPHSAACPMEGTADWCHFAARVQRSALHRRVKGGELGHEDEKFAYVAAVRSAAASPGPGPAPARVVRHPQLRKGQVLLELCTADEGLARTTVSKRQGPRYRAARDVRWGDAWPPAPGD; from the coding sequence CTGCTCGACGGGGCGGGCGCGCGGCGCACCGCCGCGGCGGTGGAGCGGCTCGTCGCCGGGTACCGGGGCGGCGGCCCCGCCCCCGCGCTGCGGGACCGGGACGACGTGGCGGCGTACGCCGCGTACCGTATGCCCGCCACGTTCCGGGCCGTGCGGGCCGCCCTGGGCGCGCTGGCCGGCGCCGCGCCCGGCTGGGAGCCGGACGGCCACCTCGACGTGGGCGGCGGGACCGGCGCCGCGGTGTGGGCGGCGGCGGCCGTCTGGCCGGACCGGGCGCGCCCGACCGTCGTCCTCGACCACGCGGAACCGGCCCTGGCGCTCGGCCGCGAGCTGGCGGCCGGCGCCGCGGCCCCGGCGGTACGCGGCGCCGAGTGGCGCCGCCACCCGCTCGGTGCCGCCCCGGCGGACCCAGGACCTGGCAGGGCCGGGCTCGTGACCGTGTCGTACGTGCTCGGGGAGCTGTCCGGCGACGTCCGGCGCGTGGTCGTCGCGGAGGCGGCGCGCGGCGCGGGCGGCGGCGTCGTGGTCGTGGAACCCGGGACGCCCGAGGGGTACCGCCGGGTGCTCGAGGCCCGGCGGCAGCTCGTCGACGCCGGGTTCACCGTGCTCGCGCCCTGCCCGCACAGCGCGGCGTGTCCCATGGAGGGGACCGCGGACTGGTGCCACTTCGCCGCCCGGGTGCAGCGCTCGGCGCTGCACCGCCGGGTCAAGGGCGGGGAGCTCGGGCACGAGGACGAGAAGTTCGCGTACGTGGCGGCGGTACGCTCCGCCGCCGCTTCCCCAGGCCCGGGCCCGGCCCCGGCGCGCGTCGTACGGCATCCGCAGCTCCGCAAGGGGCAGGTGCTGCTGGAGCTGTGCACGGCGGACGAGGGGCTGGCCCGTACGACGGTGTCCAAGCGGCAGGGCCCCCGCTACCGCGCCGCCCGCGACGTGCGGTGGGGCGACGCGTGGCCGCCGGCGCCGGGGGACTGA
- a CDS encoding FG-GAP-like repeat-containing protein: protein MITFGGSASAVTGEPASVSGRDGDFNGDGYTDLAASAPNATVDGVVEAGAVTVAYGSVSGAGAVQADRVTISQNTHRVDGVAQADDHFGFSVAIADFNNDGYDDLAVGTPGEDVGVAQDTGTVQILWGSPIGLSGSTMLTDPTSTDQDAHGRTLAAGDFNGDSKSDLAVGNTSAQAWLYEGGITKSGVARGTYPLGNLNTWGGEVVALTAGDANGDGADDLLFNHYLLYESGGDASTLGLKSTPIEVGYRGGYSSVLGDFDNDGYEDIIVGHEGGQGGEYTYLPGRPYSETDRTWTPDWNLIYTHTQAAFGTPGDADLYDRYGAGLAAGDINGDGYDDLAIGDPNEDSDDDTVADSGHVTVMYGGSIGLTTTNRQVFHQGTDGVPGEDEPGDGFGSQLLLSDINGDDRKDLTIAALGEDNDSGALTTLLGTDSVITVTGARNLTPTSYLLSTEGQPHLGSSLQGHPPITPQPLPPAG, encoded by the coding sequence GTGATCACCTTCGGGGGCAGTGCCTCAGCGGTGACCGGCGAACCTGCCTCAGTATCCGGCCGCGACGGGGACTTCAACGGCGACGGCTACACCGATCTCGCCGCCTCCGCCCCCAATGCCACGGTCGACGGCGTGGTCGAGGCAGGGGCCGTCACCGTTGCCTACGGTTCCGTCAGCGGTGCGGGCGCCGTCCAAGCCGACCGTGTCACGATCAGCCAAAACACCCATCGTGTTGACGGAGTGGCACAGGCCGACGACCACTTCGGATTTTCCGTGGCCATCGCCGACTTCAACAACGACGGCTATGACGATCTCGCCGTCGGCACCCCGGGCGAGGACGTTGGGGTGGCTCAGGACACCGGCACCGTTCAGATCCTGTGGGGCTCGCCGATCGGTCTCTCAGGCAGCACCATGCTCACCGATCCCACCAGCACTGACCAGGACGCACACGGGCGGACTCTGGCCGCTGGTGACTTCAACGGCGACAGCAAAAGCGACCTGGCTGTCGGCAACACTTCGGCGCAAGCCTGGCTGTACGAGGGTGGTATCACCAAGTCCGGTGTTGCCAGGGGTACCTATCCGCTGGGCAACCTCAATACCTGGGGCGGTGAGGTCGTCGCCCTGACTGCCGGTGACGCCAACGGCGACGGAGCGGACGACTTGCTGTTCAACCACTATCTGCTCTATGAGAGCGGAGGTGACGCGAGCACGTTGGGCCTCAAGTCGACGCCCATCGAAGTCGGCTACAGAGGTGGCTACTCCTCAGTCCTCGGGGACTTCGACAACGATGGTTACGAGGACATCATCGTGGGCCATGAGGGCGGACAGGGTGGCGAATACACCTACCTTCCGGGGCGCCCTTATTCCGAGACAGACCGCACCTGGACACCGGACTGGAACCTCATCTACACGCACACGCAAGCCGCCTTCGGCACACCTGGTGACGCCGACCTCTACGACCGCTATGGCGCCGGACTTGCCGCGGGCGACATCAACGGCGACGGCTACGACGACCTTGCCATTGGCGATCCCAACGAGGATAGCGACGACGACACCGTCGCCGATTCCGGGCATGTGACAGTCATGTACGGCGGTTCCATCGGGCTCACGACCACCAACCGCCAAGTCTTCCACCAAGGCACCGACGGCGTCCCCGGTGAGGACGAGCCCGGCGACGGCTTCGGCTCACAGTTGCTGCTCAGTGACATCAACGGCGACGACAGGAAGGACCTGACCATCGCGGCGCTCGGCGAAGACAACGACAGCGGCGCACTCACCACGCTCCTCGGCACAGACAGCGTCATTACGGTCACCGGAGCCCGCAACCTGACCCCGACGTCCTACCTGCTGTCGACCGAGGGTCAGCCGCACCTCGGGAGCAGTCTTCAAGGGCACCCACCGATAACGCCTCAGCCGCTTCCCCCCGCCGGGTGA
- a CDS encoding zinc-binding dehydrogenase, translated as MRAVQIDRHGGPDALIVREIAEPALAPGEVIIRAAASSLNPVDWKTRAWQVGPRLPATLGRDLAGRVVAANDTAQEGGAPVIAMSAQIATGRGTWSDLVTLPGHLLAPAPSSIALADSASLPLTGTTALQALRSARTVAGERILVIGAAGAVGGLAVQLAHLAKLIDTHELRLRVAECYPLDDIRSAYERFEAGGLIGKVLITF; from the coding sequence ATGCGTGCGGTCCAGATCGACCGCCACGGCGGCCCCGACGCCCTGATCGTCCGCGAAATAGCGGAACCCGCCCTCGCCCCGGGCGAGGTCATCATCCGCGCGGCGGCCAGCAGCCTCAACCCGGTGGACTGGAAGACCCGCGCCTGGCAGGTCGGACCGCGGCTGCCGGCCACCCTCGGCCGGGACCTGGCCGGCCGCGTCGTCGCCGCCAACGACACCGCCCAAGAGGGGGGCGCCCCGGTGATTGCGATGTCCGCGCAGATCGCCACCGGCCGCGGCACCTGGTCCGACCTGGTCACCCTGCCCGGCCACCTGCTCGCCCCCGCGCCGAGCAGCATCGCGCTGGCCGATTCTGCGTCCCTGCCTCTGACAGGGACGACCGCCCTGCAGGCGCTGCGCAGCGCAAGAACGGTGGCCGGCGAGCGCATCCTGGTCATCGGCGCCGCCGGGGCGGTCGGCGGTCTGGCCGTCCAACTCGCCCACCTCGCCAAGCTCATCGACACTCACGAGCTGCGCCTGCGCGTCGCTGAGTGCTACCCGCTCGACGACATCCGCTCTGCCTACGAGCGCTTCGAGGCCGGCGGCCTGATCGGCAAGGTCCTCATCACCTTCTGA
- the ddaH gene encoding dimethylargininase, translating into MLRTASARRYLMCPPAHFAVTYSINPWMDPAKPVDLQLALAQWEDLVARQRSLGHTVELLEPDPALPDMVFAANGALVVDGRVLGARFAYPQRSGEAAAQRRWFRAHGFADYHLPEFVNEGEGDFAVTRSWILAGRGFRSSPESHAEAQEYLGRPVVGLDLVDPRFYHLDTALCVLDDSTDADVMYYPAAFSPGSRDVLARLFPDALLAGEEDALALGLNAVSDGRHVLFPQAAAGLVAPLRARGFEPVPMDLTELLKGGGSVKCCTLELRA; encoded by the coding sequence TTGTTGCGCACAGCCTCGGCGCGCCGGTACCTGATGTGCCCACCGGCACACTTCGCCGTCACGTACTCCATCAACCCGTGGATGGACCCCGCCAAACCCGTCGACCTCCAGCTCGCGCTCGCGCAGTGGGAGGACCTGGTCGCCCGTCAGCGCTCCCTCGGCCACACCGTCGAGCTGCTGGAACCCGACCCCGCCCTGCCGGACATGGTCTTCGCCGCCAACGGCGCGCTCGTCGTCGACGGCCGCGTGCTGGGCGCGCGCTTCGCGTACCCGCAGCGCAGCGGCGAGGCCGCCGCCCAGCGCCGCTGGTTCCGCGCGCACGGCTTCGCCGACTACCACCTGCCGGAGTTCGTCAACGAGGGCGAGGGCGACTTCGCCGTCACCCGCTCCTGGATCCTGGCCGGCCGGGGCTTCCGCAGCAGCCCGGAGTCACACGCCGAGGCGCAGGAGTACCTGGGCCGCCCGGTCGTCGGCCTCGACCTGGTCGACCCGCGCTTCTACCACCTCGACACCGCGCTGTGCGTCCTGGACGACTCCACCGACGCCGACGTCATGTACTACCCGGCCGCCTTCTCGCCGGGCAGCCGCGACGTCCTCGCCCGGCTCTTCCCCGACGCCCTCCTGGCGGGCGAGGAGGACGCGCTCGCGCTGGGCCTGAACGCCGTCAGCGACGGCCGGCACGTGCTGTTCCCGCAGGCGGCGGCCGGGCTGGTCGCGCCGCTGCGGGCGCGGGGCTTCGAGCCGGTCCCGATGGATCTGACGGAGCTGCTCAAGGGGGGTGGCAGCGTGAAGTGCTGCACGCTGGAGCTGCGCGCGTAG
- a CDS encoding MmpS family transport accessory protein produces MAAVGLLAYGVAHGDDPAPPERHVPTAPVTYAVEGSGKAHLTYLGNGEKGTATVLPNAELPWTASVDVPLSEEATLTVVLPADGTSATCTLTVAGEHRQRATATGPHGRATCAAELPRPAHEGARK; encoded by the coding sequence ATGGCCGCGGTCGGACTCCTCGCCTACGGCGTGGCTCACGGCGACGACCCCGCGCCCCCCGAACGCCACGTGCCCACCGCCCCGGTCACCTACGCGGTCGAAGGCAGCGGCAAGGCCCATCTCACCTACCTCGGGAACGGCGAGAAGGGCACCGCCACCGTCCTGCCCAACGCCGAGCTGCCCTGGACGGCTTCCGTCGACGTGCCGCTGAGCGAGGAGGCGACCCTCACCGTCGTCCTCCCCGCCGACGGCACGAGCGCCACCTGCACCCTCACCGTCGCCGGCGAACACCGCCAACGCGCCACCGCCACCGGCCCCCACGGCCGAGCCACCTGCGCCGCCGAACTGCCCCGGCCGGCACATGAGGGAGCGCGGAAGTGA
- a CDS encoding bifunctional DNA primase/polymerase yields MARVRRLPQWLPGTRRGRTRGGAAAAERLEAAAAERRELLLAAADAGLPLAPAAYPEGYGCSCDRIGCPTPGRHPVSFAWQTQASADAQRVERWLAAQPEANFVTATGRSHDVLDVPLEAGTRALARLEAEGVAVGPVAVSPEAPGPGRMLFFTSTRGTPDDEDEWWPCELDCRPETMDEHPGLRWHCRGSYVLVPPARLPGDEGVTWLRGPEHPLPDPLTLLEALTDACAVYAGAEREREAAWPR; encoded by the coding sequence ATGGCACGGGTACGCAGGCTTCCGCAGTGGCTTCCCGGCACCCGGCGCGGCCGGACGCGCGGCGGTGCCGCCGCGGCGGAGCGCCTGGAGGCGGCCGCCGCGGAGCGCAGGGAACTGCTGCTCGCCGCCGCCGACGCGGGCCTGCCGCTGGCGCCCGCCGCGTACCCGGAGGGCTACGGCTGTTCCTGTGACCGTATCGGCTGTCCCACCCCCGGCCGCCATCCCGTCTCCTTCGCCTGGCAGACGCAGGCCAGCGCCGACGCGCAGCGCGTCGAGCGGTGGCTCGCCGCCCAGCCGGAGGCCAATTTCGTCACCGCCACGGGCCGCAGCCACGACGTGCTCGACGTGCCGCTGGAGGCGGGCACGCGGGCGCTGGCGCGGCTGGAGGCGGAGGGGGTCGCGGTCGGTCCCGTGGCGGTCAGTCCGGAGGCGCCGGGTCCCGGGCGGATGCTGTTCTTCACCTCCACGCGCGGTACGCCGGACGACGAGGACGAGTGGTGGCCGTGCGAGCTGGACTGCCGGCCGGAGACCATGGACGAGCACCCGGGGCTGCGCTGGCACTGCCGCGGCAGCTACGTGCTGGTGCCGCCGGCGCGGCTGCCGGGGGACGAGGGTGTGACGTGGCTGCGCGGGCCCGAGCATCCGCTGCCGGACCCGCTGACGCTGCTGGAGGCGCTGACGGACGCGTGCGCCGTCTACGCGGGCGCGGAGCGGGAGCGCGAGGCGGCGTGGCCGCGCTGA
- a CDS encoding MFS transporter: protein MDKTFARLAALCASVFVVGTSEYLVAGLLPEVGADLEVSQGTAGQAVTAYALGVVIGGPVVTMLTARLPRKGLAIGLMLLFAAGSAVSALAPTFTVLLAGRVVSSLSHAAFLALALVMATGLVDEDKTGSAIATVASGFTVATLLGVPLGSLLGHAAGWRAPFWVLTALTLVAIALLAPVLPRQQAPATRPRDEIGVMLQKPVLLAVATTAVGFSGVAVVYTYITPLLTRVADFSPTAVSALLLAYGAGSFLGNLIAGRLTDKAMSQTVRGVFGGLTGVLAAIPLAVAWQPTAVLAVLVLGLLATATIAPLQGLIMRHAGAAPNLATAVNVGAFNLGVAAGSALGGLIVAAGALRFTGLAGAALSLLGLALTYLVLPRTRTGEHPDNPAVPTAA from the coding sequence ATGGACAAGACCTTTGCCAGGCTCGCCGCCTTGTGCGCGAGCGTCTTCGTTGTCGGTACGTCGGAATACCTGGTCGCGGGCCTGCTGCCCGAGGTCGGTGCGGATCTGGAGGTGTCGCAGGGCACCGCCGGGCAGGCGGTGACCGCGTACGCGCTCGGCGTGGTGATCGGCGGACCGGTGGTGACCATGCTGACCGCACGCCTGCCCCGTAAAGGTCTGGCGATCGGGCTGATGCTGCTGTTCGCCGCGGGCAGCGCGGTGAGCGCCCTGGCGCCGACGTTCACGGTGCTGCTGGCCGGGCGGGTGGTCTCCTCGCTCAGCCACGCCGCATTCCTGGCGCTGGCGTTGGTGATGGCCACCGGTCTGGTGGACGAGGACAAGACCGGCTCCGCCATCGCCACCGTGGCGTCCGGCTTCACCGTGGCCACGTTGCTCGGGGTACCGCTGGGGTCGCTGCTGGGGCATGCTGCCGGGTGGCGCGCCCCGTTCTGGGTGCTCACCGCGCTCACCCTGGTCGCCATCGCGCTGCTGGCGCCGGTGCTGCCCAGGCAGCAGGCGCCGGCCACCCGCCCGCGGGACGAGATCGGGGTGATGCTGCAAAAGCCGGTGCTGCTGGCGGTCGCCACCACCGCGGTCGGCTTCTCCGGCGTCGCCGTCGTCTACACCTACATCACACCGCTGCTCACCCGCGTCGCGGACTTCTCCCCGACCGCCGTGTCCGCCCTGCTGCTCGCCTACGGCGCCGGCAGCTTCCTGGGCAACCTGATCGCCGGCAGGCTCACCGACAAGGCCATGTCCCAGACCGTGCGCGGGGTGTTCGGCGGGCTGACCGGCGTGCTCGCCGCGATCCCGCTCGCCGTCGCATGGCAGCCCACCGCGGTGCTTGCCGTCCTGGTCCTGGGGCTCCTCGCCACCGCCACGATCGCCCCGCTGCAGGGGCTGATCATGCGCCACGCCGGGGCCGCCCCGAACCTGGCCACCGCCGTCAACGTCGGCGCGTTCAATCTCGGCGTCGCCGCCGGCTCCGCCCTGGGCGGGCTCATCGTGGCCGCCGGGGCGCTGCGCTTCACCGGCCTGGCCGGGGCGGCGCTGAGCCTGCTCGGCCTGGCCCTGACCTACCTGGTCCTGCCCCGCACACGGACCGGCGAGCACCCGGACAACCCGGCGGTTCCCACCGCTGCTTGA